One window of the Pieris brassicae chromosome 2, ilPieBrab1.1, whole genome shotgun sequence genome contains the following:
- the LOC123720101 gene encoding uncharacterized protein LOC123720101, producing the protein MSVSVRIVSACLLITLVTAVPVQRGENDNSGDLKADSSDTISETLLPPSNLRRRSSTLAREPDHSIEVFGDSQNFFPSFANLFEPRQENNYKLGFGSQEAAFSQRPNSYRSLLNYPLFGGYRALENFAKQSTPAAEPLVEASSGVLGSGNFGIIRGGTFFAQNDEDDFSDSLSYYNNGHGRPSLNLGYIANPRPNYNRDQFANFKDFADINTQSNSDYSHFVVVYANKNATLDEVSEETRQVVAKPKNIIETLEQLDTTAPPKLSKSKAKLAATKQKMQSKKEQWKKAKLSIKHDPEEPLLALS; encoded by the coding sequence ATAATTCCGGAGACCTCAAAGCTGATTCATCTGATACTATATCTGAGACACTTCTCCCACCATCAAATTTAAGGAGACGATCCAGCACTTTAGCAAGAGAACCTGACCACTCCATTGAAGTTTTTGGTGATTCGCAGAACTTTTTCCCATCATTTGCCAATCTTTTCGAGCCAAGGCAggaaaataactataaattggGTTTCGGCAGCCAAGAAGCAGCTTTTAGCCAGCGGCCAAACTCCTACAGATCCTTATTAAACTATCCCCTGTTTGGGGGCTACAGAGCGTTAGAAAACTTCGCCAAGCAAAGTACTCCAGCAGCTGAACCTCTAGTCGAAGCCAGCTCCGGCGTCCTCGGCTCTGGAAACTTTGGCATCATCAGAGGAGGAACTTTCTTCGCCCAAAATGACGAAGACGACTTCAGCGATAGCCTGTCCTACTACAATAATGGCCACGGTAGACCGTCACTGAATCTTGGCTATATAGCTAATCCAAGGCCCAATTACAACCGCGACCAGTTCGCTAACTTCAAAGACTTCGCCGATATAAATACACAATCGAATTCAGACTATTCTCACTTCGTTGTAGTGTACGCGAATAAAAATGCTACACTAGACGAGGTAAGTGAAGAAACACGACAAGTTGTCGCGAAACCTAAGAATATAATTGAAACATTGGAGCAACTCGACACGACGGCTCCACCAAAATTATCTAAATCGAAAGCGAAATTGGCAGCGACGAAACAAAAGATGCAATCAAAAAAAGAGCAATGGAAAAAGGCGAAACTTTCGATAAAACACGACCCAGAGGAACCATTATTAGCGTTAAGTTAA